The Streptomyces sp. DH-12 genome has a window encoding:
- a CDS encoding acyl carrier protein, whose amino-acid sequence MISKDDLRTILAENAGLGPSEELTDDAELVIDSFTLVVLQHVLEERHGLVIEPQFDDMAQFTSIDGIHTYVTRVAQKH is encoded by the coding sequence GTGATCTCGAAAGACGACCTCAGGACGATATTGGCCGAGAACGCGGGCCTCGGGCCGTCGGAGGAACTGACGGACGACGCCGAGCTGGTGATCGACTCCTTCACCCTGGTCGTCCTGCAGCACGTCCTGGAGGAGCGGCACGGCCTGGTGATCGAGCCGCAGTTCGACGACATGGCGCAGTTCACCTCGATCGACGGCATCCACACGTATGTGACCAGGGTCGCGCAGAAGCACTGA
- a CDS encoding DUF6875 domain-containing protein, with protein MTSTTSLADFASVVETVEEWLTGYISAGHPEIGRTGPICPFVAPSRKNRTMEIRLRLAGHAPTLELIEEIARSSLREYELTTWQGRNPMLRAMVVALPDLRSEDTGLLDQAHARVKDAFVAQGLMIGQFHENCEVTAARNPRFAVSKAPLPLFAIRAIALHDVFFLSERPHWFQQYRQRFGKFFGPGSTVMDPLLVERYQKAEQAYGGSPP; from the coding sequence ATGACGTCCACGACATCCCTGGCCGACTTCGCGTCAGTGGTGGAGACGGTCGAGGAATGGCTGACCGGATACATCTCAGCCGGCCATCCGGAGATCGGCCGCACGGGGCCCATCTGTCCCTTCGTGGCACCCTCGCGCAAGAATCGGACGATGGAAATCCGCTTGCGGTTGGCCGGCCACGCGCCGACCCTCGAACTGATCGAGGAGATCGCCCGCAGCAGTCTGCGGGAGTACGAGCTGACGACCTGGCAAGGCCGCAATCCCATGCTGCGTGCCATGGTGGTCGCACTTCCCGACCTCCGTAGCGAGGACACCGGACTGCTCGACCAGGCCCATGCCCGGGTGAAGGACGCCTTCGTGGCGCAGGGGCTCATGATCGGCCAGTTCCACGAGAACTGCGAGGTGACGGCCGCCCGCAACCCCCGCTTCGCGGTGAGCAAGGCGCCCTTGCCCCTGTTCGCCATCCGCGCCATCGCCCTGCACGACGTCTTCTTCCTGTCCGAGCGACCGCACTGGTTCCAGCAGTACCGGCAGCGATTCGGCAAGTTCTTCGGACCGGGATCCACCGTGATGGACCCGCTCCTGGTGGAGCGCTACCAGAAGGCCGAGCAGGCTTACGGCGGTTCGCCCCCGTGA
- a CDS encoding MbtH family protein codes for MSNPFENPDGAFLVLVNDEGQHSLWPSFAEVPAGWTVALGESDRGTCLAYVEEHWTDMRPLSLVRR; via the coding sequence ATGAGCAACCCCTTCGAGAACCCCGACGGCGCCTTCCTGGTGCTCGTCAACGACGAGGGCCAGCACTCGCTGTGGCCGTCGTTCGCCGAGGTGCCCGCGGGCTGGACGGTCGCGCTCGGCGAGAGCGACCGCGGCACCTGCCTCGCCTACGTCGAGGAGCACTGGACCGACATGCGCCCGCTGAGCCTCGTGCGCCGATAG
- a CDS encoding class I adenylate-forming enzyme family protein, translated as MARTQWVSHLLNRGADDDPWAVSSAPVTRGQLRGAVADLEERFRNEGIGEGSSVVLRMTPSFTYIQVLLALWSRGAQVVLVDFRLKPAEYEPLVRQVRPQYLVVAAGAGGPVAGFRQESDFSVRRLPDGRPAVDGVRLVQFSSGSSGRPKVIGRPADSVLAEIDRHAALPGIPGADDRMMLLNSVMHNMGLVSGVLHALASGATLIVPPTLRPAEVVRLMAATGTTAVYGTPVHYDLLSRTAERPRLPELRLAVSGGERVPQETFERFGACFGLPISPVYGLTEIGLIAGDLSGGSVPPQLGFPVPGAEVKVVDEELYVRMDRSPYLYGEHADRYTDGWLRTFDRVRQDPATGVLSMLGRADSLAVIGGLKVDLTEVENVLLAHDRVTEAVVTHGEVIEAFVGADPAVGVDELTVWCRERLSPVKVPKRFHVTRLLPRNSMGKLIRDRALMHGRVLPESPPRAEEDL; from the coding sequence ATGGCAAGAACGCAGTGGGTGAGTCATCTGCTGAACCGTGGCGCGGACGACGACCCGTGGGCCGTTTCGAGCGCTCCGGTCACCCGGGGCCAGTTACGCGGTGCGGTCGCCGACCTTGAGGAGCGTTTCCGGAACGAGGGAATCGGCGAAGGCAGCTCTGTTGTCCTGAGGATGACGCCGAGTTTCACTTATATTCAGGTGCTGTTGGCTCTGTGGAGCCGTGGTGCGCAGGTGGTTCTGGTCGACTTCCGGCTGAAACCGGCCGAGTACGAGCCGCTGGTCCGGCAGGTGCGTCCGCAGTACCTCGTCGTCGCGGCCGGCGCCGGAGGGCCGGTGGCCGGATTCCGTCAGGAGTCCGACTTCTCGGTCCGGCGGCTGCCGGACGGCCGGCCCGCCGTCGACGGTGTGCGGCTGGTGCAGTTCAGCTCGGGCTCGTCCGGCCGGCCCAAGGTGATCGGCCGGCCCGCCGACTCCGTGCTGGCCGAGATCGACCGGCACGCCGCGCTTCCGGGGATCCCGGGCGCGGATGACCGGATGATGCTGCTGAACTCGGTCATGCACAATATGGGCCTGGTCAGCGGTGTGCTGCACGCCCTGGCGTCCGGGGCGACGCTGATCGTCCCGCCGACGTTGCGCCCGGCCGAGGTCGTACGGCTCATGGCGGCGACCGGGACGACCGCCGTCTACGGAACGCCGGTCCACTACGACCTGCTGTCCCGCACCGCCGAGCGGCCCCGGCTGCCCGAGCTGCGTCTCGCGGTGTCCGGCGGCGAGCGGGTGCCGCAGGAGACCTTCGAGCGCTTCGGCGCGTGCTTCGGCCTGCCGATCAGCCCGGTCTACGGCCTGACCGAGATCGGACTGATCGCGGGTGACCTGTCCGGCGGCTCCGTGCCTCCGCAACTGGGGTTCCCGGTGCCGGGGGCCGAGGTCAAGGTCGTCGACGAGGAGCTGTACGTGCGGATGGACCGCTCGCCGTATCTGTACGGCGAGCATGCGGACCGCTACACGGACGGCTGGCTGCGGACCTTCGACCGGGTCCGGCAGGATCCCGCGACCGGGGTGCTGAGCATGCTCGGCCGGGCCGACTCGCTGGCCGTGATCGGCGGACTGAAGGTCGACCTCACGGAAGTGGAGAACGTCCTCCTGGCCCACGACCGGGTGACGGAGGCCGTCGTGACGCACGGAGAGGTCATCGAGGCGTTCGTGGGCGCCGACCCCGCCGTCGGCGTGGACGAGTTGACCGTCTGGTGCCGGGAGCGGCTGAGCCCCGTCAAGGTCCCCAAGCGGTTCCACGTCACGCGTCTGCTGCCGCGGAACTCGATGGGGAAGCTGATCCGCGACCGTGCGCTGATGCACGGACGCGTCCTGCCGGAATCGCCCCCGCGGGCAGAGGAGGACCTGTGA
- a CDS encoding formate/nitrite transporter family protein, with amino-acid sequence MEPDDQIMKGPGERRVAEAAERIVAEGRPRLHRTWASLVATSLLGGIDVSVGVMTLLFVKHETGSDLLAGLAFSVGLIALLLGHSELFTEGFLVPVSTVIAGAATWLDLLRLWVTVLVMNLAGGWVFMWIVMRAFPELHRTAADAGARFVDGGYTLGTFCLTVLGGGVITLMTRMHQGTESMTGKITASVSAAFVLAGLGLWHSVLDSLIAFAGLHAGSTPYGYADWLVWLGWAVLGNVAGGVLLTTALRLVRSAPVLREDAPATKAGDT; translated from the coding sequence ATGGAGCCTGACGACCAGATCATGAAAGGACCGGGGGAGCGGCGCGTCGCCGAGGCGGCGGAACGGATCGTCGCCGAAGGCCGGCCGCGTCTGCACCGCACCTGGGCGTCCCTGGTGGCCACCTCGCTGCTCGGCGGCATCGACGTGAGCGTCGGCGTCATGACGCTGCTGTTCGTCAAGCACGAGACCGGCAGCGACCTGCTGGCCGGACTGGCCTTCTCCGTAGGGTTGATCGCCCTGCTGCTCGGCCACAGCGAACTGTTCACCGAGGGCTTCCTGGTGCCGGTCAGCACCGTGATCGCCGGCGCGGCCACCTGGCTCGACCTGCTGCGGCTGTGGGTGACGGTCCTGGTGATGAACCTGGCCGGCGGATGGGTGTTCATGTGGATCGTGATGCGGGCCTTCCCCGAGCTGCACCGCACGGCGGCCGACGCGGGCGCGCGGTTCGTCGACGGCGGATACACCCTGGGCACCTTCTGCCTCACCGTGCTGGGCGGCGGCGTCATCACCCTCATGACCCGGATGCACCAGGGCACCGAGTCCATGACCGGGAAGATCACCGCATCGGTGTCCGCCGCGTTCGTCCTGGCCGGACTCGGGCTGTGGCACTCGGTCCTGGACTCCCTGATCGCGTTCGCCGGCCTGCACGCCGGCAGCACGCCCTACGGGTACGCCGACTGGCTGGTATGGCTGGGCTGGGCGGTCCTCGGCAACGTGGCCGGGGGCGTCCTGCTGACCACGGCGCTGCGCCTCGTGCGCAGCGCACCGGTGCTGCGCGAGGACGCGCCCGCGACGAAGGCCGGCGACACCTGA